Genomic window (Streptosporangium brasiliense):
ACCGTAGTCTGGAGAGGGCCGGGAAGTTCGGCCCCCAGGCGCCGCCCCGAAATTGTCGGGCCCCCTCGCTAGTCTTCCCGCGACCGCTCTTAACCCTCTACAACGACGTCGGGATTGCTGTGGCTGACCGCCTCATCGTGCGTGGCGCACGCGAACACAACCTCAAGGACGTCTCGCTGGACCTGCCGCGAGACTCTCTGATCGTTTTCACTGGCCTGTCCGGCTCGGGCAAGTCCAGCCTGGCCTTCGACACCATCTTCGCCGAAGGTCAGCGTCGCTATGTCGAATCACTGTCGGCCTACGCCCGCCAGTTCCTCGGGCAGATGGACAAGCCCGACGTCGACTTCATCGAGGGGCTCTCGCCCGCGGTGTCGATCGACCAGAAGTCGACGAGCCGCAACCCGCGTTCGACGGTCGGCACGATCACCGAGGTCTACGACTACCTCCGGCTGCTCTGGGCGCGCATCGGCAAGCCGCACTGCCCCCGGTGCGGCCGGACGATCGCCCGGCAGAGCCCGGAGCAGATCGTCGACCGCGTGATGGAGCTCGAGGAGGGGACCCGCTTCCAGGTCCTCGCCCCGGTGATCCGCGGACGCAAGGGCGAATACGCCGAGCTCTTCAGCCAGCTTCAGGTCAAGGGCTTCGCCCGGGCCCGTGTCGACGGCACGGTGGTCCGGCTGGACGAGCCGCCGACGCTGAAGAAGCAGGAGAAGCACGACATCGAGGTGATCGTCGACCGGCTGGCGGTGAAGGAGAGCGCGCGCAGCCGCCTCACCGGCTCCGTGGAGACCGCACTGCAGCTCTCGGGGGGCACGATCACGCTGGAGTTCGTCGACCTCCCCGAGGACGACCCCAACCGTGAGCGCTTCTACTCCGAGCACCTCTACTGCCCCTACGACGACCTGTCGTTCGAGGAGTTGGAGCCCCGCTCGTTCTCCTTCAACTCGCCCTTCGGCGCCTGCCCCGAGTGCACCGGTCTCGGGGTGCGGATGGAGGTCGACCCCGACCTGGTCGTGCCCGACCCGGACAAGACCCTGGGCGAGGGCGCGATCTCCCCGTGGGCCGGCGGGCACACCAGCGACTACTTCATCCGCCTCGTCGAGGCGCTCGGCCTCGCGATGGGCTTCAAGCTCACCACCCCGTGGGAGAAGCTGCCGAAGAAGGCGCACAACGCCCTGCTGCACGGCTACGACGAGCAGGTCCACGTCCGCTACAGCAACCGCTACGGCCGCGAGCGCTCCTACTACACCACCTTCGAGGGGGCCATCCCCTGGGTGCAGCGCCGCCACGCCGAGGCCGAGAGCGACGGCATGCGGGAGAAATACGAAGGCTACATGCGGGAGATCCCGTGCCCGGCCTGCAAGGGGGCCAGGCTCAAGCCGGTCTCGCTGGCCGTCACGGTGGAGGACCGCTCGATCGCCGAGGTCTCGGCGATGTCGATCGGCGACTGCGCGAAGTTCCTGGCCGGGCTCAGGCTGTCCGACCGGGACATGCAGATCGCCGAGCGGGTCGTCAAGGAGATCAACGCCCGGATGGGCTTCCTGCTGGACGTGGGTCTCGACTACCTGACCATGGACCGCGCCTCGGGCACCCTCGCCGGCGGCGAGGCCCAGCGCATCCGGCTGGCCACCCAGATCGGCTCGGGCCTGGTCGGGGTGCTCTACGTGCTCGACGAGCCGTCCATCGGCCTGCACCAGCGTGACAACCAGCGGCTGTTGGAGACCCTGATCCGGCTGCGGGACATGGGCAACACCCTCATCGTGGTCGAGCACGACGAGGACACCATCGCCGCCGCCGACTGGGTGGTGGACATCGGCCCCGGCGCCGGTGAGCACGGCGGCCAGGTCGTCGTCTCCGGCACGGTCGCCGACCTGCTGGCCTCCGAGGGCTCGATGACCGGCGCCTACCTGTCCGGGCGCAGGAGCATCGCCATCCCCGCCAAGCGCCGCAAGCGTGACCGCAAGCGGCAGATCACGGTGAAGGGCGCCCGCGAGCACAACCTCAAGGGCGTGGACGTGGAGTTCCCCCTCGGGGTGTTCACCGCGGTCACCGGCGTCTCGGGGTCGGGCAAGTCCACGCTGGTCAACGACATCCTCTACAACGCCCTGGCCAAGGAGCTGAACGGCGCGCGCACCGTCCCCGGCCGTCACTCGCGGGTCAACGGCATGGACCTCGTCGACAAGGTCGTGCACGTGGACCAGTCGCCGATCGGCCGCACCCCCCGCTCGAACCCGGCGACCTACACCGGCGTCTTCGACAAGGTGCGCGACCTGTTCGCGCAGACCACCGAGGCCAAGGTCCGCGGCTACCAGAAGGGCCGGTTCAGCTTCAACGTCAAGGGCGGCCGCTGTGAGGCCTGCTCGGGCGACGGCACCATCAAGATCGAGATGAACTTCCTGCCGGACGTCTACGTGCCGTGTGAGATCTGTCACGGGGCGCGATACAACCGGGAGACGCTGGAGGTCCACTACAAGGGCAAGACGATCTCCGAGGTGCTCGACATGCCGATCGAGGAGGCCCTCGGCTTCTTCGACGCGATCCCGTCCATCAAGCGCTACCTCCAGACGCTGAACGACGTCGGCCTGGGCTACGTCCGGCTGGGCCAGCCGGCCACGACCCTGTCGGGCGGTGAGGCCCAGCGCGTCAAGCTCGCCTCCGAGCTGCAGCGCCGCTCCACCGGCCGGACGATCTACGTGCTGGACGAGCCGACCACCGGCCTGCACTTCGAGGACATCCGGCGGCTGCTGGGCGTGCTCGGCAAGCTGGTGGACGGCGGCAACACGGTCATCGTCATCGAGCACAACCTCGACGTGATCAAGACCGCCGACTGGCTGATCGACATGGGGCCCGAGGGCGGCTCCAAGGGCGGCACCGTGCTCGCCACCGGCACGCCCGAGGAGGTCGCCCTGGTCGACGAGAGCCACACCGGCCGTTTCCTGCGCAAGATCCTCGGGACCTGAGGCCGGATGGAGGACCGGGCTCCCACCTCAATACCCTTGAGGCGGGAGCCCGGTATGCGGGGGACGTTGTGAGAAGGGCCACGATGAGCAGCAGTGAAGGTTCCGCCATGCCCACGCGCAGACATGTGATCGGCGCCACGGCGGCCGTGGCGTGCGGGGCGGCGCTCACCGGTTGCGGCGCGAGCGCGGGCGGGCCCGGCCCGGGCATCGTGCCGCCGGGCATCAAGGGGAAGGTCATCGCCCAGACCGCCGAGATACCGGTGGGCGGCGGCAAGGTCATCAGCAAGTGGAAGATCGTGATCACCCAGCCCACCGCCGGGGTGTTCAAGGCGTTCACCGCGAGCTGCCCGCACAAGGGCTGCGCGGTCGGCCGGGTGGCCGACGGCGTCATCCGCTGCCCCTGCCACGGCAGTGAGTTCGCCGCCGACTCCGGCAAGTGCCTCAAGGGCCCGGCGGAGGCCCCGCTGGTGGAGTTCGCGCTGAAGGTCGACGGCGACGGCATCGTGATGGTCTGAGCCCTCCGGCCCGGGACGCGCCGAAAGTGGAATCCTTCACAGTTCTCTGACGCCGGGTACGGCATGCTGGACCGGCATCGGGACCGGCCGTACCCGAGGACGAGGATCTTGGAGGGTGACTCATGACTGACACGACACGTCGCGCGGTGATGCTGGGGGCGGGAGGCGCCGGGATGGCGGCGGTGCTGACCGCGTGCGCGGGTTACGGCGGATCGGCCGCCGACGGCGCGTCGCCGGCGTCGCCGGCGGCCTCCGAGGCGGGCGCGGCCCCGGTCGGCGCGGAGGCGGGGGCGGGGGCGCTGGCCAAGGCCGCTGACATCCCCCAGGGCGGCGGCAAGGTCTTCAAGGACCAGAAGGTGGTGGTGACCCAGCCCGCCGCCGGGCAGTTCAAGGCCTTCACCTCCGTCTGCACCCACCAGGGGTGTGACGTCGAGAGCGTCTCGGGCGGCACGATCAACTGCCCGTGCCACGGCAGCAAGTTCAAGATCGAGGACGGCTCCGTCGCCGGCGGCCCGGCCAAGAAGCCGCTGGCAGAGAAGGCGATCAAGGTCGAGGGCGACTCCATCACCCTCGTCTGAGCGAGGTCCGCGGCGCCGGCGCCGACGCCGGGAGAGCGGCGCCGGCGCCGCGGACACCCCGCGAAGCGGGGGCGGGTAGGGGTTCCGGAGAAGGGATCCTGTCGGTGAAGGCCGATAGGCTTCCGGTGTGGCGAGATCTGTGGTTGGTCCGGCGAGTTTCCGGCCGAGTCCGGGGTCGATCCCCGAATCCCCCGGCGTCTACCGGTTCAGGGACGCCGACGGCCGGGTCATCTACGTGGGCAAGGCCAAGAGCCTGCGCCAGCGGCTCAACTCCTACTTCGCCGACTTCGCCGGGCTCCATCCGCGCACCCAGACCATGCTCACGACCGCCGTCGACGTCGACTGGACGGTCGTCGGCACCGAGGTCGAGGCGCTCCAGCTCGAATACTCCTGGATCAAGGAGTACGACCCGCGGTTCAACGTCAAATACCGCGACGACAAGTCCTATCCCTACCTCGCGGTCACCATGGGCGAGGAGTTCCCCCGGGTCCAGGTGATGCGCGGGGCCAAGCGCAAGGGCACCCGTTACTTCGGGCCCTACTCCCACGCCTGGGCGATCCGGGAGACGGTCGACCTGCTGCTGCGGGTGTTCCCGATCAGGAGCTGCTCGGCGGGGGTGTTCCGGCGCGCCGGGCAGATCGGCCGGCCCTGCCTGCTGGGCTACATCGACAAGTGCTCGGCGCCCTGCGTCGCCAGGGTCACCGCCGAGGAGCACCGGACGCTGGCCGAGGACTTCTGCGACTTCATGGCCGGCAACACCGGCCGCTTCACCAAGCGGCTGGAGCGCGAGATGCGTCAGGCGGCCGCCGAGCAGGAATACGAGCGGGCCGCCCGGCTCCGCGACGACATCCAGGCGCTGCTGCGGGCGATGGAGAAGCAGGCCGTGGTGCTGGGGGAGGGCACCGACTGCGATGTGATCGCACTGGCGGAGGATCCGCTGGAGGCGGCGGTGCAGGTGTTCTACGTCCGCGGCGGACGCATCAGAGGGCAGCGCGGCTGGGTGGTCGACAAGGTCGAGGAGGCCGGGCCCGGCGAGCTGGTCGAGCAGTTCCTGCTGCAGATGTACGGCGAGGCGACCCCCGAGGCGCTGCCCAGGGAGGTGCTGGTGCCCGCCCTCCCCCCTGACGTGGAGGCGGTCACCGAGCTGCTCGGCGAGCACCGCAAGGCCCGGGTGGAGATCCGCGTCCCGCAGCGCGGGGACAAGAAGGCGCTGATGGAGACCGTCGAGCGCAACGCCCTGGAGGCTCTGAAGCAGCACAAGCTCAAGCGGGCCAGCGACCTGACCACCCGGAGCAGGGCGCTGCAGGAGGTCGCCGACGCGCTCGACCTGGACCAGGCGCCGCTACGCATCGAGTGCTACGACGTCTCCCACACCCAGGGCACCAACGTGGTGGCCTCCATGGTGGTGTTCGAGGACGGCCTGGCCCGCAAGAGCGAATACCGCAGGTTCTCCGTCCGCTCCACCGAGGGCGACGTCGCCTCGATCCACGAGGTGATCTCACGCCGGTTCAAGCGCTATCTGGAGGAGCGTTCGGCCACCGGGGAGCTCGACGCCGAGACCGACGCGGCCCTCGGCTCCGACGCCGACCTCGATCCCGGCGCCGGATCGCCCATCGACCCGGAGACCGGCCGGCCGCGCAAGTTCGCCTACCCGCCCAACCTGGTCGTCGTGGACGGCGGCCCGGCCCAGGCGGCGGCGGCCCAGCGCGCGCTGGACGAGCTGGGCGTGGACGACGTGGCGGTCTGCGGGCTGGCCAAGCGGCTGGAGGAGGTCTGGCTGCCGGGTGAGGACCTGCCGGTGATCCTTCCCCGGTCGAGTGAGGCCCTTTACCTCCTGCAGCGCGTGCGTGACGAGGCCCACAGATTCGCCATCGCCTACCATCGTTCGAAGCGGTCGAAGAGCGTCAAGGAAAGCGCCCTGGACGAGGTCCCCGGGCTCGGCCCGGCCCGCAGACAGGCCCTGATCAAGCATTTCGGATCGGTGAAACGGCTGCGGGAGGCCACCGCGGCCCAGATCTGCGAGATTCCCGGGATCGGCCCCGCCACGGCCGAGACGATCGTGTCGGCCTTGAAGGGGGAGAACCCATGAACAACGGAAGAGAACCGGCGTTCGTCATCGTCACCGGTATGTCGGGGGCGGGACGGAGCACCGCGGCCAAGGCCCTGGAGGACCTCGGCTGGTTCGTCATCGACAACCTGCCGCCCGGCCTGCTGTTCGCCATGGCGGAGGAGGCCGGGCGGGTCAAGCTGGCCGCCGACAAGGTGGCCGCGGTCGTCGACGTGCGCAGCCTGGCCTTCACCACCGACCTCAACGCCGCCATCGAGGAGCTGGACGGCCGCGGCGTCGCCGTCCGGGTGGTGTTCCTGGAGGCCAGCGACGAGGAGCTGGTCCGCAGGTTCGAGAACGTCCGCCGCCCGCACCCGCTTCAGGGAGAGGGCCGGCTGGTCGACGGGATCGCCCGCGAGCGGGGCATCCTGCGCGAGGTCCGGGCAAACGCCGACCTGGTCATCGACACCTCCAACCTCAACGTCCACGAGCTCCGCGGCAAGATCGTCGCCTTCTTCGGCGGCGAGGACCGGCCCGGCCTGCGGGTCAACGTCGTCTCCTTCGGCTACAAGTACGGCCTGCCCGTCGACGCCGACCTGGTCGTCGACTGCCGCTTCCTGCCCAATCCCCACTGGGTTCCGGAACTGCGCCCGATGAACGGGCTGGACACCCCCGTCCGGGAGTATGTTCTCAACCAGCCGGGGGCGAAGGAGCTCCTGGACGCCTACGACGAGGTGGTCGGCATCATCGCGGCCGGTTACACCCGCGAGGGCAAGAGCTATGCCACGCTCGCCGTCGGCTGCACCGGCGGCAAGCACCGCAGTGTCGCGATGGCCGAGCAGATCGGCGGCCGGCTGCGGGACCGGGGTGGCATGGAGGTGCAGGTAAGTCATCGGGATGTGGGCCGGGAGTGATCGAAGGTCTCAAGGTCGTCGCGCTGGGTGGAGGGCATGGCCTGTACGCGTCGCTGTCGGCGCTGCGCAGGGTCACCTCCAGGCTGACGGCGGTGGTCACCGTGGCCGACGACGGGGGGTCGAGCGGCCGGCTCCGCCGGGAGCTCGGCGTGCTGCCCCCGGGAGACCTGCGGATGGCGCTGGCCGCGCTCTGCGGTGACGACGAGTGGGGGCGGACCTGGAGCGAGGTCGTCCAGCACCGTTTCCGGAGTGAGGGCGAACTGCACGGTCACGCGATCGGCAACCTGCTG
Coding sequences:
- the uvrA gene encoding excinuclease ABC subunit UvrA, which translates into the protein MADRLIVRGAREHNLKDVSLDLPRDSLIVFTGLSGSGKSSLAFDTIFAEGQRRYVESLSAYARQFLGQMDKPDVDFIEGLSPAVSIDQKSTSRNPRSTVGTITEVYDYLRLLWARIGKPHCPRCGRTIARQSPEQIVDRVMELEEGTRFQVLAPVIRGRKGEYAELFSQLQVKGFARARVDGTVVRLDEPPTLKKQEKHDIEVIVDRLAVKESARSRLTGSVETALQLSGGTITLEFVDLPEDDPNRERFYSEHLYCPYDDLSFEELEPRSFSFNSPFGACPECTGLGVRMEVDPDLVVPDPDKTLGEGAISPWAGGHTSDYFIRLVEALGLAMGFKLTTPWEKLPKKAHNALLHGYDEQVHVRYSNRYGRERSYYTTFEGAIPWVQRRHAEAESDGMREKYEGYMREIPCPACKGARLKPVSLAVTVEDRSIAEVSAMSIGDCAKFLAGLRLSDRDMQIAERVVKEINARMGFLLDVGLDYLTMDRASGTLAGGEAQRIRLATQIGSGLVGVLYVLDEPSIGLHQRDNQRLLETLIRLRDMGNTLIVVEHDEDTIAAADWVVDIGPGAGEHGGQVVVSGTVADLLASEGSMTGAYLSGRRSIAIPAKRRKRDRKRQITVKGAREHNLKGVDVEFPLGVFTAVTGVSGSGKSTLVNDILYNALAKELNGARTVPGRHSRVNGMDLVDKVVHVDQSPIGRTPRSNPATYTGVFDKVRDLFAQTTEAKVRGYQKGRFSFNVKGGRCEACSGDGTIKIEMNFLPDVYVPCEICHGARYNRETLEVHYKGKTISEVLDMPIEEALGFFDAIPSIKRYLQTLNDVGLGYVRLGQPATTLSGGEAQRVKLASELQRRSTGRTIYVLDEPTTGLHFEDIRRLLGVLGKLVDGGNTVIVIEHNLDVIKTADWLIDMGPEGGSKGGTVLATGTPEEVALVDESHTGRFLRKILGT
- a CDS encoding Rieske (2Fe-2S) protein is translated as MPTRRHVIGATAAVACGAALTGCGASAGGPGPGIVPPGIKGKVIAQTAEIPVGGGKVISKWKIVITQPTAGVFKAFTASCPHKGCAVGRVADGVIRCPCHGSEFAADSGKCLKGPAEAPLVEFALKVDGDGIVMV
- a CDS encoding Rieske (2Fe-2S) protein — its product is MTDTTRRAVMLGAGGAGMAAVLTACAGYGGSAADGASPASPAASEAGAAPVGAEAGAGALAKAADIPQGGGKVFKDQKVVVTQPAAGQFKAFTSVCTHQGCDVESVSGGTINCPCHGSKFKIEDGSVAGGPAKKPLAEKAIKVEGDSITLV
- the uvrC gene encoding excinuclease ABC subunit UvrC — translated: MVGPASFRPSPGSIPESPGVYRFRDADGRVIYVGKAKSLRQRLNSYFADFAGLHPRTQTMLTTAVDVDWTVVGTEVEALQLEYSWIKEYDPRFNVKYRDDKSYPYLAVTMGEEFPRVQVMRGAKRKGTRYFGPYSHAWAIRETVDLLLRVFPIRSCSAGVFRRAGQIGRPCLLGYIDKCSAPCVARVTAEEHRTLAEDFCDFMAGNTGRFTKRLEREMRQAAAEQEYERAARLRDDIQALLRAMEKQAVVLGEGTDCDVIALAEDPLEAAVQVFYVRGGRIRGQRGWVVDKVEEAGPGELVEQFLLQMYGEATPEALPREVLVPALPPDVEAVTELLGEHRKARVEIRVPQRGDKKALMETVERNALEALKQHKLKRASDLTTRSRALQEVADALDLDQAPLRIECYDVSHTQGTNVVASMVVFEDGLARKSEYRRFSVRSTEGDVASIHEVISRRFKRYLEERSATGELDAETDAALGSDADLDPGAGSPIDPETGRPRKFAYPPNLVVVDGGPAQAAAAQRALDELGVDDVAVCGLAKRLEEVWLPGEDLPVILPRSSEALYLLQRVRDEAHRFAIAYHRSKRSKSVKESALDEVPGLGPARRQALIKHFGSVKRLREATAAQICEIPGIGPATAETIVSALKGENP
- the rapZ gene encoding RNase adapter RapZ, producing MNNGREPAFVIVTGMSGAGRSTAAKALEDLGWFVIDNLPPGLLFAMAEEAGRVKLAADKVAAVVDVRSLAFTTDLNAAIEELDGRGVAVRVVFLEASDEELVRRFENVRRPHPLQGEGRLVDGIARERGILREVRANADLVIDTSNLNVHELRGKIVAFFGGEDRPGLRVNVVSFGYKYGLPVDADLVVDCRFLPNPHWVPELRPMNGLDTPVREYVLNQPGAKELLDAYDEVVGIIAAGYTREGKSYATLAVGCTGGKHRSVAMAEQIGGRLRDRGGMEVQVSHRDVGRE